The stretch of DNA TGCCCGCTCGCCCCCTTCGGtcgcgggctgcaggtcccgagccctgccccgcgcggaggcagctgaggcccggcGAGAATTCGAGCACGGTGCTGGCggccggcagtgctgggggacccggtgCATCCCCTGCGGCTGCGGGCCTCGGTCCTAAGCCCCTCATTGCCCCGGGCCGGCGGCGCCAGTCGAGCTCACGCCCACCCTACCCGGAACTCGCTCACGCCCACGCCCACCCGGAACTCATTGACCGGGGCCGGCGGCGCCAGCCGAGCCCACGCCCATGCCCACCCGGAACTCGCGCTGGCCCGCGAGCACGGCGCGCAACCCCGGTTcccgcccgcgcctctccctcctcacctcccagCAAGCAGAGGGAACCGGCTCCgacctcagccagcccagagaggggctcccacagtgccgtggcgggctgaagggctcctcaagcgccgccagagtggacgccaaGGCTGAGGAGGCAccgagagcgagggctgctagcatgttgtcacctctcattaTGAAAtaacaacttctggaaatgaagaaTAATGTGCGAAGAATAAATTACCAttggtggcgggggtgggggggttaGGCGGGGGGAgcggggtggggggaagagaCAAACAGAAGTAGAAAAAGTTGTAGCCAGTATATCAGTGTTGTCTACGGTGTAGATTTATACCTTTTCTACTTGACCAGGTCTCTTAGGTCCTGtctgagtaaatatttttaacactAAAGCGATTACAAATGAAAGAGTGGCCAATAAAGTGACTACTCTCCTCAGGGCTTTAAACCAGTTGGGATAATGTGGTAAGAGAAAAAGTTCAATGTGTAATGCTCTCCCCGTTACCTATTACTGTGACTGTGGCTTCACTGAGTGTTTAAGAAATAAGGCATACCATGAAAACACAACAGGAACTGTACTATTAGCTAAATTAAGGAAGTCGGGTTTGGCTGGACTGCCTTCTGgtagagcaaaaccccatctgacCACCACAAGAAGGATACGAAACTGACTCCATCTGAGTAAAAGCTAATATGGGAATATAAGCCTTTGTTATTAGCAGGACCAGTGGTGGAGCAATGAAG from Macaca nemestrina isolate mMacNem1 chromosome 6, mMacNem.hap1, whole genome shotgun sequence encodes:
- the LOC105483972 gene encoding serine/arginine repetitive matrix protein 1-like, which translates into the protein MPARPLRSRAAGPEPCPARRQLRPGENSSTVLAAGSAGGPGASPAAAGLGPKPLIAPGRRRQSSSRPPYPELAHAHAHPELIDRGRRRQPSPRPCPPGTRAGPRARRATPVPARASPSSPPSKQREPAPTSASPERGSHSAVAG